A single Haloglycomyces albus DSM 45210 DNA region contains:
- a CDS encoding ABC transporter permease subunit, protein MNLFLAELRRITHRRLTWVFMILALGIVLLVSGLTALTSQAEPTASQRAEAERMWENDQQRIEECEENPPTEQTDPHSGEAVQEPCEHMGYSDDKEDYYDLVISTFNFSENAPGYILPLTVIAGLLMLILASSLIGAEWRSGGISNLLLWHPNRMQVFYSKLAAALTVTVVALTAFIAVVFLALYAAAALQGEIGTLDGEWWSDLLAGTVRAVVLGLFMTMFGTTITYLGRHTAIAGGIVAALLILNTMLVGFAALALQVKYPELWSVTIWTQAWLDGEVTLQHWPDTGPFEPGPVKAEEMTLTYGSVGIGMLIVTGVLLAISSFSFSKRDIS, encoded by the coding sequence ATGAACCTTTTTCTCGCCGAACTAAGACGAATAACCCATCGCCGCTTGACCTGGGTTTTCATGATTCTCGCGCTGGGAATCGTACTATTGGTATCCGGATTGACCGCCCTGACCAGTCAGGCCGAGCCCACTGCCTCCCAACGCGCCGAAGCCGAACGGATGTGGGAAAACGACCAACAACGAATCGAAGAGTGCGAGGAAAACCCTCCAACCGAGCAAACCGATCCCCACAGTGGCGAAGCGGTGCAAGAACCATGTGAGCACATGGGCTACTCGGACGACAAAGAGGACTATTACGATCTGGTCATCTCGACCTTCAACTTTTCTGAGAACGCGCCCGGTTATATCCTACCTCTCACCGTCATAGCCGGATTGTTGATGTTGATCTTGGCGTCCTCACTGATCGGTGCCGAATGGCGTTCCGGTGGCATATCGAACCTCCTGCTGTGGCATCCCAACCGAATGCAGGTGTTCTACAGTAAACTCGCTGCCGCTCTGACCGTCACCGTTGTGGCGCTGACCGCCTTTATTGCCGTCGTATTCCTCGCGCTGTACGCCGCAGCGGCTCTGCAAGGGGAAATCGGCACATTGGACGGAGAGTGGTGGTCCGACCTCCTCGCCGGGACGGTACGAGCCGTCGTTCTCGGACTGTTCATGACGATGTTCGGTACCACGATCACCTATTTGGGCCGCCACACCGCCATCGCCGGAGGAATCGTAGCCGCACTGTTGATCCTCAATACGATGCTGGTCGGTTTCGCCGCCCTCGCGCTACAAGTGAAGTACCCCGAGCTGTGGTCGGTGACCATCTGGACGCAGGCATGGCTTGACGGGGAGGTCACGCTGCAACACTGGCCCGATACCGGGCCGTTCGAACCCGGTCCGGTCAAAGCGGAGGAAATGACCCTGACCTACGGTTCCGTGGGGATCGGAATGCTCATCGTCACCGGCGTCCTGCTGGCAATATCGTCCTTTTCGTTCAGCAAGCGCGACATTTCCTAA
- a CDS encoding ABC transporter permease subunit: MNLFLAELRRITHRRLTWIFMAIALGIVLLASGMTALTSHTEPTPSQLANAEEVWAADQERVAECQESPPPANDDPDFTCEDRAYSQSKEDYYDMFTSTFVFSDEAPYFILRLTVVGGLLMLILGSSLIGAEWRSGGMSNLLLWHPTRMKVLWSKLTASLIACTVALSALIVIVFLAYYVAAAVRGDVGTLDGEWWAAFLPKAGRAVVLSMFMALFGITITYLGRHTAIAGGVVAATLILNMLMVGFARLALELKYPQMWSLNTWVNAWFDGELTLTHFPESADVVTEPETMTLTYGTVGIAMLVTTVVLLALSSWTFRKRDIA, encoded by the coding sequence GTGAACCTTTTTCTCGCCGAACTGCGACGCATCACTCACCGCCGGCTCACGTGGATATTCATGGCCATTGCACTGGGTATCGTCCTGCTGGCGTCGGGAATGACCGCCCTGACCAGCCACACGGAACCCACTCCCAGCCAGTTGGCCAATGCGGAAGAAGTGTGGGCGGCCGACCAGGAACGTGTAGCGGAGTGCCAAGAGAGTCCTCCGCCCGCAAACGATGATCCGGATTTCACCTGCGAGGACAGGGCCTATTCGCAGAGCAAAGAAGACTACTACGACATGTTCACCTCGACGTTCGTCTTCTCCGATGAGGCCCCGTACTTCATTCTTCGCTTGACGGTGGTCGGCGGACTCCTGATGTTGATTCTCGGATCGTCGTTGATCGGCGCCGAGTGGCGCTCCGGAGGCATGTCGAACCTCCTGCTGTGGCACCCCACTCGCATGAAGGTCCTGTGGAGCAAACTGACCGCTAGTCTCATCGCCTGTACCGTCGCATTGTCTGCTCTCATTGTGATCGTATTTCTCGCCTACTACGTGGCAGCGGCTGTGAGAGGGGACGTCGGCACCTTGGATGGAGAATGGTGGGCCGCATTTCTTCCCAAGGCAGGACGCGCGGTGGTACTGAGCATGTTCATGGCACTGTTCGGAATCACGATCACCTATCTGGGTCGCCACACCGCCATCGCCGGAGGGGTCGTGGCCGCGACCCTGATCCTCAACATGCTGATGGTCGGATTCGCCAGACTGGCTCTGGAGTTGAAGTACCCCCAGATGTGGTCGCTCAACACGTGGGTGAACGCCTGGTTCGACGGCGAGTTGACCCTGACGCACTTTCCCGAATCAGCCGACGTCGTTACGGAACCGGAAACCATGACGCTCACCTACGGAACGGTCGGGATTGCGATGCTGGTGACAACCGTCGTCCTGCTGGCCCTGTCCTCATGGACGTTCCGCAAGCGGGACATCGCCTAA
- a CDS encoding ROK family transcriptional regulator: MADKRTPGVPKLLRVLNDQAAMKLLMEKGPQTRAQLAEHTNMSKVTASQIVERLQRRGLVEIVGTKSGGRGPNAALYAPVASYTYVVGVDAGPHSARAACADFAGRIVGEAHAEVGGSSEPVSVVRGVVHEAVANANTDLSKVSRIVLGTPGVIDPESGEIGFSWDLPAWHRGLLTALNQEFKPEVSIENDVNLATIAEQRYGVAAGASDFLYTWYGQGIGLGVILNNELYRGRTGAAGEMGFLPVPGGEVPSSGVVTRLSQGSYQRVLGGEAIASLADDHGYDTTDPAEICQRALSDGDNGSALLDELARRIAYGVAASCIVLDPAVVVLGGPIGYAGGLELAERVAAQTAQIAPVNPNVVAGTVSEDTVLRGAIRAGLDVVGNQLFES, encoded by the coding sequence ATGGCCGATAAACGCACCCCGGGTGTCCCGAAGCTACTGCGTGTGCTCAACGATCAAGCCGCGATGAAATTGTTGATGGAAAAGGGACCGCAAACCCGTGCGCAGCTGGCGGAACATACGAATATGTCCAAGGTGACCGCTTCGCAGATCGTGGAGCGTCTGCAACGTCGCGGTCTCGTAGAAATCGTGGGCACGAAGTCCGGGGGGCGTGGACCGAACGCCGCTTTGTACGCGCCGGTCGCCAGTTATACCTATGTTGTCGGAGTCGACGCGGGGCCGCACTCGGCCCGAGCCGCGTGTGCGGACTTTGCCGGACGCATCGTGGGCGAGGCCCATGCGGAGGTGGGCGGCTCCAGCGAACCGGTCTCGGTGGTTCGGGGCGTGGTTCACGAAGCCGTCGCCAACGCCAATACCGACCTGAGTAAGGTCAGCCGTATTGTTCTGGGGACCCCCGGGGTCATCGACCCCGAAAGCGGCGAGATCGGCTTCTCCTGGGACCTGCCGGCATGGCATCGTGGGCTACTCACCGCCCTGAATCAGGAATTCAAGCCGGAAGTCAGCATTGAAAACGACGTCAATCTGGCGACCATCGCCGAACAACGCTACGGCGTGGCGGCCGGGGCCAGCGATTTTCTCTACACCTGGTATGGCCAGGGAATCGGTCTGGGCGTTATTCTGAACAACGAACTCTACCGGGGGCGCACCGGTGCGGCAGGGGAAATGGGTTTTCTCCCCGTTCCGGGCGGTGAAGTCCCCAGCAGTGGTGTGGTGACTCGACTCAGCCAAGGCTCCTACCAACGGGTTCTCGGTGGCGAGGCCATCGCGTCGCTGGCAGACGACCACGGTTATGACACGACCGATCCCGCCGAGATTTGTCAGCGAGCCCTGTCCGATGGGGATAACGGCAGTGCGCTCTTGGATGAACTGGCACGCCGCATCGCCTACGGGGTGGCCGCCTCCTGCATCGTTCTGGACCCGGCGGTCGTCGTGCTGGGCGGACCGATCGGATATGCGGGTGGTTTGGAACTGGCCGAACGGGTGGCGGCTCAGACCGCCCAGATCGCTCCGGTCAACCCGAACGTAGTGGCGGGCACCGTTTCCGAGGACACCGTTTTGCGCGGTGCGATCCGCGCCGGACTGGACGTCGTGGGCAATCAACTCTTCGAAAGCTGA